From Halorientalis litorea:
CGTTACGTGCCGTCTGCTCCGTCGTCGCCCTCCGCGTCCATCTCCGCGTCCATCTCCTCGATGACCTCGTCGGGGTCTCTGATGTCGGCGGGGTCCTCGCCAGCCTTGACCGCCTGTGCGGCCTGTTCCATCTCCTCGACGTCGACTTCCGCCGACTTGTCGATCTCGCCGAGTATCTCCTCGATGTTGTCGAGGCCGAGCATCTCGCGGGTCTCTTGGTCGAACTCGAGGCTGTCGAGGTCGGACTCGCCGTTGGCCTTGACGTCGCTCCCCGTGAGGTGTTTCCCGTAGCGGCCCACGAGCGAGGTCAGTTCCTGCGGCAGGACGAACTTCGTCGACTCGCCCTTGCCGATCTCTTCCAGCGTCTCCATCCCCTTCTCGATGACGGCGCGTTCGCCCATCGACTCGGCGGATTTCGCGCGGAGGACGGTCGAGATGGCGTCACCTTGGGCTTCGAGAATCTGGCTCTGCTTCTCACCCTGTGCGCGGATGATGTTGGACTGCTTGTCACCCTCGGCCTTCTCGACGGCGGAGCGGCGTTCCCCTTGGGCTTCGAGAATCATCGCACGGCGGCGACGCTCGGCGGAGGTCTGTTGCTCCATCGCCTGCTGGACGTCTTGGGAGGGGTTGACCTCCCGGACTTCGACGGACTCGACGCGGATACCCCACTCGTCGGTCGGTTCGTCGAGTTCCTTGCGTATCTTGGCGTTTATCTCCTGGCGTTTGTTCAGCGTGTCGTCCAGTTCCATGTCGCCGAGCACGGCGCGGAGCGTGGTCTGGGCGAGGTTCGAGACGGCGCGCTTGTAGTCCTCGACTTCGAGGTAGGCCTTCTTGGCGTCCATCACCTTGATGTAGACGACCGCGTCGGCCGTCACCGGCGAGTTGTCCCGCGTAATCGCCTCTTGGCGCGGCACGTCGAGTGTCTGCGTCCGCATGTCGAACCTGTGGGTCCGCGAAACGAACGGTGGGACGAAGTTGATACCCGGTTCGAGCAGTTTCCGGTACTCGCCGAACACCGTCAGTGCCCGCTTCTCCGTCGCGTCGACGATTTCCACCGCGCTGTAGACGGCGATGATGGCGATACCGAGGAGGAGGAGGAACAGCAGTCCGAACCCTCCGCCTAAAACCAGTGGTACTAGTGCGGGGAGCATCGTCTCAAGGTTGGTGCGTGCGAGTGAAAAGCGTTCGGTACGGAGTCCCGTGGTGGTGGTGACGGCGACGCCGTGCCGGACGGCGCGGAAGGGTGTCGTGGAGTCATCTTCCGCAGGGTGTGGACAACGAACCGCATGCTGTGGTGGACAGCCAGCCGGTGTATGGCTCCAAATGGCTTACCTATCGACCACCCCCGGCCCGTCGTGCCCACACACGCTAGCCCGCCGCGATGGCGGGTGGCTCACAACCGACGTGTGCGGGCGGTCACCCGTCGCGCTGTACGTCTGCCGTCTGATGGACATTACAGTTCAACGAACGTCCGGCCTTGGTAATAAAATTTGGGTATAAGGGAACTAATATCGCCCTACAGTGTTGGACACAATAACAAAAATCGCTCTGGGGTTGAGATAATTTCATTGTATTCGGTACGACTGGGCGTTTCACGAATACGGGCGGTCGAACGAGGCGGGCGGCGAAGGGACGGGCAGCGAACGGTGGCTCAGGCGGTGTCCGCGTCGGCCTCGGTGTTGGTGTCAGGGTCGGACTCGTCGGCGGCGTCGCGGGCGAGTTCGCGGTCGATTTCGTCCTCGATGTCGTCGATGGCCTCGACGGTGAGGACGTTGCCGCCGCCGGGGTTGATGACCAGTACCTCGGTACCCTCCGGGATCTCACCGCTGACGGTTCGAGCGCGGTAGACGGGGTTGAAGCCGCCGCCGTCGATTTTCACCTCTCCCTCGTTGCGGGTGACGCGCTCGGTAACTCGGCCCGTCTTCCCGCGCAGGTCGTCCGAGTCGCTCGTCTGCCCGGCACCCTTGCCGCCGTAGAAGTCGAACTGCCGGTACCCGTAGAGGGCGATACCGCCGGAGACGAGGACCAACGCCGCCAACACCAGCGGTGCGAACAGCCCGAGACTGGGCGGCAAGAACAACCCGACGAGGCCCGCGGTCAGGAGTGCCACTCCGAGGACGATGAAGTGCGCGCCGGGCGCGAGTGCCTCGGCGATGACCAGCACCGCCCCCACGAACACGAGCAACACCGGGAGGTCCGTAATCAGGGACTCGACCATACCCGCGAGTAGGGGTGCCCGGCGGTTAACCCTTCGGGAGCGACCACCACACGCGCCTACGTGTCTCTTCGTGTGCGGTTCGCGTCGGGCGGTCCCGGCTCAGATGAGGCCCGCGATAGAGAGGAACAGGAGGAGAGTCGAGGCGAAGCCGAGAGCCACGAAGAACGCGTTCTCGGCCGTCGGTTGCCCGGGTTCGACGCCGTCCTCGACGGTCAGCGACCCGGCGACGTTGCCACCGTCCTCCCCGTCGCCACCGTCGTGTTCGTCACTCCGCTCGCGCGCACCGCTCCCGTCGTCCACGGCCGCCGGGTCGTCCGTGGTCTCGTCGTCGAGGTCGTCGAGCGTGAACTGCCACTCATCGTCCTCGGAATCAGCCATACCTTCGGTAGTCGCTTCAGCGATAAAAGACCACGGGCGTCAGCGAATCTTCGAGCCCAGCGGCACGTCCCCGTGGGTCGTCAGCAGGTCGGCCTCCTCGCCCGCGGCCAACACCATCCCGTTCGACTCGACGCCGAACAGTTCCGCCTTCTCCATGTTCGCGAGCAGGACGACCCGCGTCCCCGGTAGGTCGTCGAGGTCGTGTAACTGCTTGATACCCGCGACGACCTGCCGCCGCTCGACGCCGATGTCGACCTCCAGCCTCGCCAGTTTGTCCGACTCCTCGACCGGCTCGGCCGCCTCGATGCGACCCACGCGCAAATCGAGGTCCTCGAAGTCTTCGACGCCGATTCGGTCGTCGGCGAGCGGCTCCGGCTCGAAGTCGGCGTCCTCGGTCGCTTCCTCGACGCGCTCCTGCAACTTGGCGTTCAGCTCCGCGATGCGTTCGTCCTCGATGCCCGCGAACAACTCGGTGGGTTCGCCGAACTCGGCGGGCGGAGCGGCAAGCGCGTCGGCCAACTCCGTCGCGTGAACCGACCCGTCCTCGCCCAGTTGTGTCCAGAGGTCGGCGGCCTTCTCGGGCATGACGGGTTGCATCAACACGGCGCAGGCCTTCGCCAGTTGGACGCAGTCGCGGATGACCTGTGCGGCTTCCGCCGGGTCGTCGTCGACGAGTTTCCACGGTTCGTTGCGCTGGATGTACTCGTTGCCGAAGTCGGCGAGTTCGATGGCCGTCGCACCAACGTCACGGATGCGGTAGTCGTTGAGTGCGGTCTCGAACGCCTCGACGGCCTCCTCGATGCGTTCGCGTACCGACGCGCTCACGTCGGTGTCCGGCGTCCCGTCGTAGTTGCGGTGGGCAAAGAGGAGCGACCGGTAACAGAAGTTCCCGAGGTTGCCGACGAGTTCGCCGTTGACTCGCTCGGCGAAGCGGTCCCACGAGAAGTCCACGTCGGTTTCGAGGCCGCTCCCGTTGACTATGTAGTACCGGAACAGGTCCGGGTGGAACCCCTCGTCGAGGTACTCGTCGGCCCACACCGCCCGGTTACGCGAGGTGGAGAGTGCCTTCCCGTCGATGCCGACGAACCCGGTGGCGAGAATCGCGCGCGGTTCGTTGTAGCCCGCGCCCCGCAACATCGCGGGCCAGAACACGGCGTGGTGCTGGATGATGTCCCGGCCGATGACGTGGACGATTTCCCCGGTGTCGTCGCCGGTCAACTCGCTCTCGTCCTCGACTGTCCAGACATCTTCCCAGTCGTACTCCTCGCTCCCGACGCGTTCGGTGTACTGTTTCGTCGAGGAAACGTACTCGATGGGCGCGTCGACCCAGACGTACAGCACGAGGTCATCGCCTCCGGCGGCGTCGCCGCCCTCGCCCGGATAGTCGATGCCCCAGTCCATGTCCCGCGTGATGCAGAGGTCCTGTAACTCGCCCTCTATCCACTCGCGGGGCTGGTTCTTCGCGTTGTCGGTGCCCTCCACGCGGTCGATGAAGCCCTGCAGGTACTCCTGAAAGTCCGAGAGGCGCAGGAACTTGTGGTCGCGCTCGCGGTACTCGGCGGCGTTGCCCGTCAGCGTCGAGACGGGGTCTTCGACTTCGCCGGGTTCGAGGTGGCGTTGACACCCTTCGTCGCACTCGTCGCCGCGGGCGTGTTCGCCACAGTAGGGACAGGTTCCCTCGACGAGGCGGTCCGGGAGCCACTGGTCGGCCTCGGGGTCGTAGGCGACCTGTATCTCCTTCTCGAAGACGTGGTCGTCGTCTATCCACGACCGGACGAACTCACGGGTCGTCTCGACGTTGGTCTCGTCGTGGGTGTGTCCGTAGTTGTCGAACTCGACGTTGAACTTCGGGAAGGTTGCGGCGTACTCCTCGTGGTACTCTAAGGCGAACTCCTCGGGGGAGACGCCCGCCTCGGCGGCGTTGACGGCGATGGGCGTCCCGTGCATGTCAGACCCGCAGACGAAGGCTGTCTGCTGGCCGACACGCCGGAGCGAGCGGGCGACGGTGTCGCCGGTGACGTAGCCGCGAAGGTGACCGACGTGGAGGTCGCCGTTCGCGTATGGCAGTCCGACGGTCACCACTGCGGGGTTGTCCGTCGGGAACTCCTCGTGACTCATGTGTCCCCGTATCCGCGATGCGGGCCTAAAAGTCTCGCTTTCAGCCTAGTCGACGGTCCAGTTCTCGCCGTCGGGTCGGACCACGGTGTCGAACAGCGACCGCAGCGACTCGACAGTCCGCTCGTCCCGTCGCGCCGGGTCGACGTGGACGTGTGCGGTGGCGTCCGCCGCGAGGAACCGGTCGGTCAGCGTGTGGAGCAATCGGAACTCCTCGTCGCGCGAGAGTCCCGAGAGCATCCCCTCCAGCGAATCCACGCAGACGCCGACCGACGCGTTCCGCCCCCACCTGTCGAGATAGCGCGAGACTGCGAGGCTCACGCCCGTCAAGTCGTCCGCCGGGACGCCCGTCGCGTGGACGCTCGCCGGGAGGTCCGCGGTGTCCGGGTCGGGTCGCCCCGGACAGACCAGTGCCAGCGACGCGGGGAGCGTGCCGTGGTGGTGCCGCCAGTCGGCGACGACTTCCGACGGTGCCCAGCGGTCGGTGACCAACAGGACGCGCCGCGTCGCCGCCTGTCCACTCGTCAGGACACTCCCACACAGCTCTTCGTGTCCCTGCACCGGTGCAAGTACCAGTACGCGCGAATCCCCCCGT
This genomic window contains:
- a CDS encoding NfeD family protein — encoded protein: MVESLITDLPVLLVFVGAVLVIAEALAPGAHFIVLGVALLTAGLVGLFLPPSLGLFAPLVLAALVLVSGGIALYGYRQFDFYGGKGAGQTSDSDDLRGKTGRVTERVTRNEGEVKIDGGGFNPVYRARTVSGEIPEGTEVLVINPGGGNVLTVEAIDDIEDEIDRELARDAADESDPDTNTEADADTA
- a CDS encoding DUF7312 domain-containing protein; this encodes MADSEDDEWQFTLDDLDDETTDDPAAVDDGSGARERSDEHDGGDGEDGGNVAGSLTVEDGVEPGQPTAENAFFVALGFASTLLLFLSIAGLI
- a CDS encoding SPFH domain-containing protein yields the protein MLPALVPLVLGGGFGLLFLLLLGIAIIAVYSAVEIVDATEKRALTVFGEYRKLLEPGINFVPPFVSRTHRFDMRTQTLDVPRQEAITRDNSPVTADAVVYIKVMDAKKAYLEVEDYKRAVSNLAQTTLRAVLGDMELDDTLNKRQEINAKIRKELDEPTDEWGIRVESVEVREVNPSQDVQQAMEQQTSAERRRRAMILEAQGERRSAVEKAEGDKQSNIIRAQGEKQSQILEAQGDAISTVLRAKSAESMGERAVIEKGMETLEEIGKGESTKFVLPQELTSLVGRYGKHLTGSDVKANGESDLDSLEFDQETREMLGLDNIEEILGEIDKSAEVDVEEMEQAAQAVKAGEDPADIRDPDEVIEEMDAEMDAEGDDGADGT
- a CDS encoding DUF7504 family protein, giving the protein MTRVELGMAVHTTHEQLRGDSRVLVLAPVQGHEELCGSVLTSGQAATRRVLLVTDRWAPSEVVADWRHHHGTLPASLALVCPGRPDPDTADLPASVHATGVPADDLTGVSLAVSRYLDRWGRNASVGVCVDSLEGMLSGLSRDEEFRLLHTLTDRFLAADATAHVHVDPARRDERTVESLRSLFDTVVRPDGENWTVD
- the metG gene encoding methionine--tRNA ligase, with the protein product MSHEEFPTDNPAVVTVGLPYANGDLHVGHLRGYVTGDTVARSLRRVGQQTAFVCGSDMHGTPIAVNAAEAGVSPEEFALEYHEEYAATFPKFNVEFDNYGHTHDETNVETTREFVRSWIDDDHVFEKEIQVAYDPEADQWLPDRLVEGTCPYCGEHARGDECDEGCQRHLEPGEVEDPVSTLTGNAAEYRERDHKFLRLSDFQEYLQGFIDRVEGTDNAKNQPREWIEGELQDLCITRDMDWGIDYPGEGGDAAGGDDLVLYVWVDAPIEYVSSTKQYTERVGSEEYDWEDVWTVEDESELTGDDTGEIVHVIGRDIIQHHAVFWPAMLRGAGYNEPRAILATGFVGIDGKALSTSRNRAVWADEYLDEGFHPDLFRYYIVNGSGLETDVDFSWDRFAERVNGELVGNLGNFCYRSLLFAHRNYDGTPDTDVSASVRERIEEAVEAFETALNDYRIRDVGATAIELADFGNEYIQRNEPWKLVDDDPAEAAQVIRDCVQLAKACAVLMQPVMPEKAADLWTQLGEDGSVHATELADALAAPPAEFGEPTELFAGIEDERIAELNAKLQERVEEATEDADFEPEPLADDRIGVEDFEDLDLRVGRIEAAEPVEESDKLARLEVDIGVERRQVVAGIKQLHDLDDLPGTRVVLLANMEKAELFGVESNGMVLAAGEEADLLTTHGDVPLGSKIR